The uncultured Cohaesibacter sp. genome window below encodes:
- a CDS encoding cell cycle transcriptional regulator TrcR, which produces MSNAPLMPKATAVWLVDNTALSFDQIAAFCKLHPLEIKAIADGEAAQGIKGQDPVMTGQLTREEIEKAQKDPKHRLKLAPPKVTVPEAKRRGPRYTPVSKRQDRPNAILWLVRNHPELKDQQIVRLVGTTKPTIEAIRNRTHWNSGQLTPMDPVTLGICKQIDLDLEVKKSAADAPAQQEYQEDPTLLSPEESLATTPADPFGNFKPTQKPIDDDDIIPDAASVFANFQSSSKDDDDED; this is translated from the coding sequence ATGTCGAATGCACCATTGATGCCGAAAGCAACCGCAGTCTGGCTGGTCGATAACACTGCGTTGTCTTTTGACCAGATTGCTGCTTTCTGCAAACTGCATCCATTGGAAATCAAAGCGATTGCAGACGGAGAGGCCGCCCAGGGTATCAAGGGCCAGGACCCCGTCATGACCGGTCAGTTGACCCGTGAAGAAATCGAGAAGGCGCAGAAAGACCCGAAACACCGCCTGAAGCTGGCACCACCGAAGGTGACTGTGCCGGAAGCAAAGCGTCGTGGCCCGCGCTACACCCCGGTTTCCAAACGGCAGGATCGCCCGAACGCCATTCTGTGGCTGGTGCGCAATCATCCCGAATTGAAAGACCAGCAGATCGTTCGTCTGGTTGGCACCACCAAGCCAACCATCGAAGCCATCCGCAACCGGACACACTGGAATTCGGGACAGTTGACCCCAATGGATCCGGTCACGCTGGGCATCTGCAAGCAGATCGACCTTGACCTTGAAGTCAAGAAATCAGCCGCCGACGCTCCCGCACAGCAGGAGTATCAGGAAGATCCGACCTTGCTGTCGCCAGAAGAATCCCTGGCAACGACCCCGGCCGATCCGTTTGGCAACTTCAAGCCGACCCAGAAGCCGATCGACGACGACGACATTATTCCGGACGCTGCGTCGGTCTTCGCCAACTTCCAGTCGTCATCCAAGGATGATGACGACGAGGATTGA
- a CDS encoding sulfite exporter TauE/SafE family protein, with the protein MITDPSFYFAAITAIILVGVAKGGFCTPLAMLGVPILSLVISPIQAAAILLPILICMDFVGLVAYRGNANWSILKSMLPYALIGIGLGWFLAGYLNEHIIKFLVGLTALAFVADYTWRTLRKKAIATRGPISAAVWGTITGLTSFIAHAGGPPYQIHTLPLGMKPLVFAATSVYFFTTMNTVKLIPYFALGQFSTQNLWTTLVLVPFAPVGTMIGIFLVKRISQNAFYRISYAAMFLIAIKLCFDSFSELL; encoded by the coding sequence ATGATCACTGATCCATCCTTCTATTTCGCGGCCATAACGGCCATCATTCTCGTGGGCGTTGCCAAAGGTGGCTTCTGCACGCCGCTTGCGATGCTAGGGGTTCCTATTCTGTCCCTCGTCATTTCACCAATTCAGGCTGCGGCCATCCTGCTGCCCATTCTCATCTGCATGGATTTTGTCGGCCTTGTCGCCTATCGCGGCAATGCCAACTGGAGCATCCTCAAAAGCATGTTGCCCTATGCGTTGATCGGCATCGGACTCGGCTGGTTTCTGGCGGGTTACCTCAACGAGCACATCATCAAGTTTCTTGTCGGTTTGACGGCCCTTGCCTTTGTCGCCGACTACACATGGCGAACATTGCGAAAGAAGGCCATAGCCACCCGCGGACCGATCTCTGCAGCGGTGTGGGGGACGATAACCGGGCTGACCAGCTTCATCGCCCATGCCGGTGGTCCTCCCTACCAGATCCACACCCTGCCACTTGGCATGAAGCCGTTGGTCTTTGCCGCAACCTCGGTCTATTTCTTCACCACCATGAACACGGTGAAGCTGATCCCCTATTTCGCTCTCGGCCAGTTCTCGACGCAGAATCTCTGGACCACCCTCGTACTCGTCCCGTTTGCGCCGGTCGGTACGATGATCGGCATTTTCCTGGTCAAGCGCATCAGCCAGAACGCCTTCTACCGCATTTCCTATGCGGCTATGTTCCTCATTGCCATCAAGCTGTGCTTTGACAGCTTCAGCGAGCTTCTCTGA
- a CDS encoding aa3-type cytochrome c oxidase subunit IV has protein sequence MANKENPVMDYAEHYHTYDLFTGLVKYGAIASIVIVALMAIFLL, from the coding sequence ATGGCCAACAAGGAAAACCCGGTGATGGACTATGCGGAGCACTATCACACCTACGATCTCTTCACCGGTCTGGTGAAATATGGCGCGATTGCGAGCATCGTCATCGTTGCTTTGATGGCGATTTTTCTACTCTAG
- the purE gene encoding 5-(carboxyamino)imidazole ribonucleotide mutase encodes MANSDKPVAIIMGSQSDWSTMKNAADILDTLGVGYEAKIISAHRTPDRMADFAKSARANGFKVIIAGAGGAAHLPGMTAAMTSLPVLGVPVQSKALSGQDSLLSIVQMPAGIPVGTLAIGRAGAVNAGLMAAAILATHDDALASRLDAWRQEQTDSIALTPVDEDN; translated from the coding sequence ATGGCAAACTCTGACAAACCCGTCGCCATCATCATGGGCAGTCAATCGGACTGGTCGACCATGAAGAATGCCGCCGACATTCTCGACACCCTCGGGGTTGGCTATGAGGCCAAGATCATTTCCGCACACAGGACGCCCGACCGCATGGCAGATTTCGCAAAATCAGCCCGTGCAAACGGCTTCAAGGTCATCATCGCAGGCGCTGGTGGCGCGGCACATCTTCCCGGCATGACAGCTGCCATGACCTCCCTGCCAGTCCTCGGCGTCCCCGTGCAGTCCAAGGCGCTGAGCGGACAGGATTCCCTTCTCTCCATCGTTCAGATGCCCGCTGGCATTCCGGTCGGAACGCTGGCCATTGGCCGCGCCGGTGCCGTCAACGCCGGGCTTATGGCTGCGGCCATTCTGGCAACCCACGACGACGCCCTTGCCAGCCGACTTGATGCATGGCGGCAGGAGCAGACAGACTCCATCGCTCTCACCCCGGTCGACGAAGACAATTAA
- a CDS encoding propionyl-CoA synthetase → MAAAYKEVYEGWKSNPEEFWAHEAKRIDWVKPASKIFDPDAGTYGRWFTGAECNTCYNAVDRHVEAGHGQRDALIYDSPITGHKETYTYLDVKLQVQALAAVLLDSGVEKGDRVIVYMPMIPQAVFAMLACARIGAVHSVVFGGFAANELATRLNDAKPKVIISASCGVEPNRIVAYKPLLDEAIELATHKPEKCIVFQRKELVCDLTAGRDINYHAAIVDEIERKRVVDCVPVMATDPLYILYTSGTTGQPKGVVRDNGGHMVALHWSMENLYGIKPGEVFWAASDVGWVVGHSYIVYAPLLFGATTVVFEGKPVGTPDAGTFWRVINEHKVVALFTAPTAFRAIKKEDPNGTFIGKYDLSSLRTLFLAGERADPDTVKWAEDMLKVPVIDHWWQTETGWAIAANPVGIELLPVVHGSPTVAMPGYDVQIVGADGHPVAANEMGNIVIKLPLAPGNLPGLWQNDARFKSSYLEEFPGYYQTGDAGYMDENGYLYIMSRTDDIINVAGHRLSTGAMEEVLAGHPDVAECAVIGISDKLKGQLPAGFVVLKSGVDRAPMEIEKELIKLVRDKIGPVAAFKIAVTVDRLPKTRSGKILRGTMRAIADHEEYKMPATIDDPAILSEIEDALREHGI, encoded by the coding sequence ATGGCAGCAGCTTACAAGGAAGTCTATGAGGGATGGAAGAGCAATCCGGAAGAATTTTGGGCTCATGAAGCCAAAAGAATCGACTGGGTGAAGCCCGCAAGCAAGATTTTTGATCCCGATGCAGGAACTTACGGCCGCTGGTTTACCGGAGCGGAATGCAATACCTGCTACAATGCGGTTGATCGCCATGTTGAAGCTGGACACGGGCAGCGTGATGCGCTCATCTACGACAGCCCCATTACCGGGCACAAGGAAACCTATACCTATCTCGATGTGAAGCTGCAGGTTCAGGCGCTGGCAGCCGTGCTGCTGGACAGTGGTGTCGAGAAGGGTGATCGCGTGATCGTCTATATGCCGATGATACCGCAGGCGGTGTTTGCCATGCTCGCCTGCGCCCGTATCGGTGCGGTGCACTCGGTCGTGTTCGGCGGATTTGCTGCCAACGAGCTGGCCACGCGCCTCAATGACGCCAAGCCCAAGGTGATCATTTCCGCATCCTGCGGTGTCGAGCCCAATCGTATTGTCGCCTACAAACCGCTGCTGGACGAGGCAATCGAGCTGGCGACGCACAAGCCTGAGAAATGCATTGTGTTCCAGCGCAAGGAACTGGTGTGCGATCTCACCGCGGGGCGCGACATCAACTATCACGCCGCCATTGTCGACGAGATCGAGCGCAAGCGCGTTGTCGACTGTGTGCCGGTGATGGCGACCGACCCGCTGTATATCCTGTACACCTCAGGTACCACCGGCCAGCCCAAGGGCGTCGTGCGCGACAACGGCGGCCACATGGTGGCGCTGCACTGGAGCATGGAGAATCTCTATGGCATCAAGCCCGGAGAGGTTTTCTGGGCCGCGTCCGACGTAGGCTGGGTGGTTGGCCACTCCTACATCGTCTATGCGCCGCTGCTGTTCGGTGCGACCACGGTGGTGTTTGAAGGCAAGCCGGTGGGCACGCCCGATGCGGGCACTTTCTGGCGGGTGATCAACGAGCACAAGGTCGTTGCGTTGTTCACCGCTCCAACGGCTTTCCGCGCCATCAAGAAGGAAGACCCCAACGGCACATTCATCGGCAAATACGATCTTTCGTCGTTGCGGACCCTGTTCCTTGCCGGCGAACGTGCCGACCCGGACACGGTGAAATGGGCCGAGGACATGCTGAAGGTTCCGGTCATCGATCACTGGTGGCAGACCGAGACCGGCTGGGCGATTGCCGCCAATCCGGTGGGGATCGAGTTGTTGCCTGTGGTTCACGGCTCACCAACCGTGGCGATGCCCGGCTATGACGTGCAGATCGTCGGGGCTGACGGTCATCCGGTGGCAGCCAACGAGATGGGCAATATCGTGATCAAGCTGCCGTTGGCGCCGGGCAACCTGCCAGGGCTGTGGCAAAATGATGCGCGCTTCAAGTCCAGCTATCTCGAAGAGTTTCCGGGCTACTACCAGACCGGTGATGCGGGCTATATGGACGAGAATGGCTATCTCTACATCATGTCCCGCACCGATGACATCATCAACGTCGCCGGGCACCGTCTCTCGACCGGGGCCATGGAAGAGGTCTTGGCGGGGCATCCTGATGTGGCCGAATGTGCCGTGATCGGTATTTCGGACAAGCTCAAGGGCCAGCTGCCTGCCGGCTTTGTGGTCTTGAAATCCGGGGTCGACCGGGCGCCGATGGAGATCGAGAAGGAGCTTATCAAGCTGGTGCGTGACAAGATCGGTCCGGTGGCGGCCTTCAAGATTGCTGTCACGGTGGATCGCCTGCCCAAGACCCGTTCCGGCAAGATCCTGCGCGGCACCATGCGCGCCATTGCAGACCATGAAGAATACAAGATGCCTGCGACGATCGATGATCCTGCCATCCTCAGCGAAATCGAGGACGCCCTGCGCGAGCATGGCATCTGA
- a CDS encoding DUF465 domain-containing protein yields MSLDSRIQELQRKHDELDKEIEEAITHPSIDDLEIAEMKRRKLSMKDEIAQLRTAS; encoded by the coding sequence ATGTCGTTAGATTCTCGGATCCAAGAATTGCAGCGCAAGCATGATGAATTGGATAAGGAAATTGAGGAAGCTATTACCCACCCTTCTATTGATGACCTTGAGATAGCGGAGATGAAACGGCGAAAATTGAGTATGAAGGACGAGATCGCGCAGCTCAGGACTGCCAGCTGA
- a CDS encoding DUF465 domain-containing protein gives MTPEKEAQIRTKITHLRTEHGDLDLAIQALEVRPGGNALPIQRMKKKKLLLKDEIERLENELFPDIIA, from the coding sequence ATGACACCTGAAAAAGAAGCTCAGATCCGCACCAAGATCACCCACCTGAGAACAGAGCATGGCGACCTTGATCTGGCCATTCAGGCCCTTGAAGTACGGCCCGGCGGAAATGCATTGCCCATACAGCGGATGAAGAAGAAAAAACTCCTTTTGAAGGACGAAATCGAGCGTCTGGAGAACGAACTTTTTCCCGACATTATCGCCTGA
- a CDS encoding tetratricopeptide repeat protein, whose product MISKQQTKSFLAVTSLCFALAACQTAGMQNGADFDRNAGTADNIASLNQVVAKSPSDPNAYNIRGTAYGRSGQYDLALQDYTRAIQLNPNFHQAYANRALIYKKMGNMQAALADYNQAIALDPTYDVALIGRGDIYRVANQLSQAVSDYNQAIIAKTRDPRAYYHRGLIYQQQRNHAQAIEDFTFALSLDASNPDAFNSRGVSYLAQGDMRGALGDFSNAVRMDRENYRAWTNQGIALEKAGDYEKAYDSFSRAKFINPNYEPAVNGMNRTRKLRNRS is encoded by the coding sequence ATGATTAGCAAGCAACAAACCAAGTCGTTCCTTGCCGTCACAAGCCTCTGCTTTGCACTCGCAGCTTGTCAGACTGCCGGAATGCAGAACGGTGCCGATTTCGATCGCAACGCTGGCACGGCAGACAACATCGCCTCGCTCAATCAGGTGGTTGCCAAGAGCCCGAGCGACCCGAATGCCTATAACATTCGCGGGACAGCCTATGGCCGGTCCGGACAGTATGATCTTGCCCTGCAGGACTACACCCGCGCCATCCAGCTCAATCCGAACTTCCATCAGGCCTACGCAAACCGTGCCCTCATCTACAAGAAGATGGGCAACATGCAGGCAGCACTGGCTGACTACAATCAGGCAATCGCACTCGATCCGACCTATGACGTTGCGCTTATCGGGCGTGGCGACATCTACCGCGTTGCCAATCAGCTGTCTCAGGCGGTTTCGGATTACAATCAGGCGATCATCGCCAAGACACGTGATCCGCGTGCCTATTATCACCGCGGCCTGATCTACCAACAGCAGCGCAATCATGCGCAGGCCATCGAAGATTTCACCTTTGCCCTCAGCCTTGATGCATCCAACCCCGATGCGTTTAACTCACGCGGCGTCAGCTATCTCGCCCAGGGCGACATGCGCGGTGCACTCGGAGACTTCTCCAACGCAGTAAGAATGGATCGTGAGAACTATCGCGCCTGGACCAATCAGGGCATCGCCCTTGAAAAGGCCGGTGACTACGAGAAGGCCTATGATTCCTTCTCCCGTGCGAAGTTCATCAATCCCAATTACGAGCCCGCGGTCAACGGCATGAACCGTACCCGCAAGCTCAGGAATCGGTCCTGA
- a CDS encoding HAMP domain-containing methyl-accepting chemotaxis protein, which yields MKISSKLAFIVALLMIPTIMLAYMFINQSNKEIAFASKEFDGDQYLKSIWPVLEGLTHTIADNKPVATPALKEATLAYGTRMSSEQQASDLATELERGSDPTALLASTIDLITRVGNESNLILDPDLDSYYAMDVIVVKLPSLLKLSTELYLSNKALESDYSEQNRRQLAAKLGALQDIVDGTFASLATIYEHQGTTDRRAALSAAASGLKNAAAQYLALANKSLDYSDGVPKESVPLVSKARADFVAASDALWQKTVVELDDMLQIRIDGFESRLWRLASIAAFFALSALALAIYLGRSISRAIHRSVGEMKELASGRLDITVTGEDRKDEIGEVARALVVFKSNAVQKAEYEQNQKQHEARERDIKAREATEIAERFRKVIGGISETLIQRAQAMEDAAVVVTGSSEETCVQATAVTRASEETNISVRSVANASESLSQSIGAISHQIDLSAQKAREAVSAADSTITRIKALTEAAKRIGAIVVLIQEIADQTNLLALNATIEAARAGESGKGFAVVASEVKNLATQTAKATTEISTQIADIQSATEQSAEAIDAIAQTNRALDEIVTQISAGIAEQADATRVIADGVNSAADGVFSVTNNIEGVSKAAEQSTQVASDVRRSASDLLAEARHLTVEVDGFVKSLTA from the coding sequence ATGAAAATTTCTTCCAAACTTGCCTTTATTGTTGCCCTGCTCATGATCCCGACAATCATGCTGGCCTACATGTTCATCAATCAGAGCAACAAGGAAATTGCCTTTGCCTCGAAGGAATTCGACGGCGATCAATATTTGAAGTCGATCTGGCCTGTGCTCGAAGGCCTGACGCACACAATCGCCGACAACAAGCCGGTGGCAACGCCAGCCCTGAAGGAAGCAACGCTGGCCTACGGAACACGGATGAGTTCCGAACAGCAAGCCTCGGACCTGGCGACGGAACTTGAAAGAGGCTCCGATCCGACGGCCCTTCTGGCATCGACCATCGATCTGATCACCCGGGTCGGCAACGAATCCAACCTCATTCTCGACCCCGATCTCGACAGCTATTACGCAATGGACGTGATCGTGGTGAAATTGCCAAGCCTGCTCAAACTGTCAACCGAGCTCTATCTCAGCAACAAGGCACTGGAATCGGACTACAGCGAACAGAACCGCCGCCAGCTCGCCGCCAAGCTGGGCGCATTGCAGGACATTGTTGACGGCACCTTTGCCTCACTTGCGACAATCTACGAACATCAGGGCACAACCGACCGCCGTGCGGCCCTGTCTGCCGCGGCCTCCGGGCTCAAGAATGCCGCCGCCCAGTATCTGGCTCTTGCCAACAAGAGCCTCGATTATTCCGATGGCGTCCCAAAAGAATCCGTCCCCCTTGTCTCCAAGGCAAGAGCAGACTTTGTCGCCGCTTCCGATGCCCTCTGGCAGAAAACGGTCGTTGAGCTTGATGACATGCTCCAGATCCGTATTGACGGATTTGAAAGCAGACTCTGGCGTCTGGCGTCAATCGCGGCTTTCTTTGCCCTTTCAGCCCTCGCCCTGGCGATCTATCTCGGCCGCAGCATTTCACGGGCCATTCATCGCTCGGTAGGCGAAATGAAGGAATTGGCATCCGGACGCCTTGACATCACGGTGACCGGAGAGGACAGAAAGGATGAGATCGGCGAAGTGGCCAGAGCTCTTGTCGTCTTCAAGAGCAATGCCGTGCAGAAGGCCGAGTATGAACAGAACCAGAAGCAGCACGAAGCGCGCGAGCGTGACATCAAGGCCAGAGAGGCAACCGAAATTGCCGAACGCTTCCGCAAGGTCATCGGCGGCATTTCCGAGACCCTGATCCAGCGTGCACAAGCCATGGAAGACGCCGCTGTGGTTGTCACGGGAAGCTCGGAAGAAACCTGTGTTCAGGCAACGGCAGTAACCAGGGCTTCCGAAGAAACCAACATCTCGGTCCGCTCGGTTGCCAACGCAAGCGAAAGCCTCAGCCAGTCCATCGGCGCCATCAGCCACCAGATCGACCTGTCGGCACAAAAGGCACGGGAAGCCGTATCCGCAGCGGATAGCACGATCACCCGGATCAAGGCCCTGACTGAAGCAGCCAAACGCATCGGTGCGATTGTCGTGCTCATTCAGGAGATCGCCGACCAGACCAATCTGCTCGCCCTCAACGCAACCATTGAAGCTGCCCGGGCAGGCGAATCCGGCAAGGGTTTTGCCGTGGTGGCCTCCGAGGTCAAGAACCTCGCCACCCAGACAGCCAAGGCGACCACGGAAATCAGCACCCAGATTGCCGACATCCAGAGCGCCACCGAGCAGAGCGCCGAGGCCATTGATGCCATCGCCCAGACCAACCGGGCTCTCGATGAGATCGTCACACAGATATCCGCAGGCATCGCCGAGCAGGCCGACGCAACCCGCGTCATTGCCGATGGTGTCAACAGCGCTGCCGACGGCGTCTTCTCAGTGACCAACAATATCGAAGGTGTCTCCAAGGCTGCCGAGCAGTCCACACAGGTGGCGAGCGATGTCAGACGGTCGGCAAGCGACCTTCTCGCCGAGGCCCGTCATCTCACCGTCGAGGTCGACGGTTTCGTCAAGTCGCTGACGGCATAG
- the rpsU gene encoding 30S ribosomal protein S21, with product MQVLVRDNNVDQALKALKKKLQREGVFREMKMRNFYEKPSEKKAREKAEAVRRARKLARKRLQREGLLPSKGRGH from the coding sequence GTGCAGGTACTCGTCCGCGATAACAATGTTGATCAAGCCTTGAAGGCGCTGAAAAAGAAACTCCAGCGTGAAGGCGTATTCCGCGAAATGAAAATGCGGAATTTCTACGAAAAACCATCCGAGAAGAAGGCCCGTGAAAAAGCTGAAGCTGTGCGTCGCGCACGCAAGCTGGCTCGCAAACGCCTTCAGCGCGAAGGTTTGCTTCCGTCCAAAGGCCGTGGTCATTGA
- a CDS encoding 5-(carboxyamino)imidazole ribonucleotide synthase yields the protein MLNPGDTIGILGGGQLGRMMALAASRLGLKTHIFCPDPDSPAFDVTAFHTCADYEDEDALTAFAEAVQCVTYEFENIPAPTVDFLKKRLPVLPDETVLRTSQDRLVEKTFFQSIGIQTANFKEVSSQEELMEAVEAVGLPGLLKTRRFGYDGKGQVFLKKIEDLDGAFEAIGAQPAILEAFVPFEREISVIAARNAQGQIVSYDIAENVHKSQILNTTTVPADISEGIAAEARKIGELVAEKLNYVGVLAVELFLLPETFEKRLIANEMAPRVHNSGHWTESACLVSQFEQHIRAVAGWPLGDTTRHSDVVMTNLIGYDIERREELLSSPATSFHSYGKAETRDGRKMGHANHITPIKGS from the coding sequence ATGCTCAACCCAGGTGATACAATCGGCATTCTCGGCGGCGGACAGTTGGGCCGCATGATGGCTCTGGCAGCCAGCAGACTGGGGCTCAAGACGCATATCTTCTGCCCGGATCCGGACAGCCCGGCATTCGATGTCACAGCCTTCCACACCTGCGCCGACTATGAGGACGAAGACGCCCTCACCGCCTTTGCAGAAGCCGTGCAGTGCGTCACCTACGAGTTCGAGAACATCCCTGCCCCGACCGTCGACTTCCTCAAGAAGCGTCTGCCGGTGCTCCCGGATGAAACGGTCCTAAGAACCTCTCAGGACCGTCTCGTCGAAAAGACCTTCTTCCAGTCGATTGGTATCCAGACAGCCAACTTCAAGGAAGTCTCCTCTCAGGAAGAACTGATGGAAGCAGTCGAGGCTGTCGGATTGCCCGGCCTGCTCAAGACACGCAGATTTGGCTATGATGGCAAGGGCCAGGTCTTCCTGAAGAAGATCGAGGATCTTGACGGCGCGTTCGAGGCCATTGGTGCCCAACCGGCGATTCTCGAAGCCTTTGTTCCCTTCGAGCGGGAAATCTCCGTAATCGCAGCGCGCAACGCTCAGGGCCAGATCGTTTCCTATGACATTGCCGAGAATGTTCACAAGAGCCAGATCCTCAACACCACGACGGTGCCAGCCGACATCAGCGAGGGAATCGCTGCCGAAGCCCGCAAAATTGGCGAGCTGGTGGCTGAAAAGCTCAATTATGTCGGCGTTCTGGCCGTCGAACTGTTCCTGCTGCCGGAAACCTTTGAAAAGCGCCTGATTGCCAACGAGATGGCCCCGCGCGTTCACAACTCCGGTCACTGGACCGAAAGCGCCTGTCTGGTGTCCCAGTTCGAACAGCATATCCGTGCCGTCGCCGGATGGCCGCTTGGCGACACGACTCGCCACAGTGACGTCGTCATGACCAATCTCATCGGCTACGACATCGAAAGGCGCGAAGAGCTGCTTTCCAGCCCCGCAACCTCCTTCCATTCCTACGGCAAGGCAGAGACACGGGACGGTCGCAAAATGGGTCACGCCAACCATATAACCCCCATTAAGGGCAGCTAA
- a CDS encoding acyl-CoA synthetase: MTGKRFSTHLDQNAANYVPLSPISFLERAALVHPDRTAWVHGEDRKSYRDFFNRCRQLASALDARGIEQGDVVSVMLPNVPPMLEVHYGVPMLGAVLHTVNTRLDAALIAFQLEHAGTRLVIVDTEFAEVMRAAIEIAEIDPVIVQYQDAQYPVEGPFIGELDYENLLNEGDPAFKWPGVLDEWDAIALNYTSGTTGDPKGVVYHHRGAYLMGMSNALTAELGRHPVYLWTLPMFHCNGWSFPWALSLVAGTHICLRQVRAAQIFDAIEKEKVTHLCGAPVVMTILLAAEETEKRLLPQPIHFITSAAPPPREVQEGMRALGFRLSHVYGLTETYGPSVINEWSEDWDALPAPERASRMMRQGVRYPVLEDMAVMLPHTMQPVPADGETPGEVMFRGNTIMKGYLQNEGATHQVFYDGWFHSGDLAVMHPDGYLELRDRSKEIIISGGENISSTEVEDALYKHPDVEAAAVVAMADEKWGERPCAFVELTDGHEASEADLIAWCREHLAHYKVPERIVFGDLPKTTTGKIKKYVLRKKAKAL, translated from the coding sequence ATGACGGGCAAACGCTTTTCAACGCATCTTGACCAGAATGCAGCCAACTATGTGCCGCTCTCCCCAATCTCGTTTCTGGAGCGAGCCGCCCTCGTCCATCCCGACCGCACGGCGTGGGTGCACGGCGAAGACCGCAAGAGCTATCGCGACTTTTTCAACCGCTGCCGACAGCTGGCCTCGGCTCTTGATGCGCGAGGTATCGAGCAGGGCGATGTCGTCTCCGTCATGCTCCCCAATGTCCCACCGATGCTGGAAGTCCACTATGGCGTCCCCATGCTGGGGGCTGTGCTGCACACGGTCAACACCCGGCTTGATGCGGCGCTGATCGCCTTCCAGCTGGAACATGCGGGCACCAGGCTCGTCATTGTCGACACAGAATTTGCCGAGGTGATGCGAGCAGCCATCGAAATCGCCGAGATCGACCCGGTCATCGTGCAATATCAGGATGCGCAATACCCGGTCGAAGGCCCCTTCATCGGTGAGCTGGACTATGAGAACCTGCTGAACGAAGGCGATCCGGCATTCAAATGGCCGGGCGTTCTGGATGAATGGGACGCCATCGCCCTCAACTACACCTCCGGCACGACAGGCGACCCCAAGGGCGTGGTCTACCATCACCGTGGCGCCTATCTGATGGGGATGTCCAACGCCCTGACGGCCGAGCTCGGGCGGCATCCGGTCTATCTGTGGACCCTGCCCATGTTCCACTGCAACGGCTGGTCCTTCCCGTGGGCGCTGTCGCTCGTGGCCGGCACCCACATTTGCCTCAGGCAGGTGCGGGCCGCTCAGATTTTCGATGCCATCGAGAAGGAGAAAGTCACCCACCTGTGCGGCGCACCGGTGGTCATGACCATTCTTCTTGCTGCCGAAGAAACCGAAAAGCGGTTATTGCCCCAGCCGATCCATTTCATCACCTCCGCCGCTCCGCCTCCCAGAGAGGTTCAGGAGGGGATGCGGGCGCTTGGCTTCAGACTGTCTCATGTCTATGGCCTCACGGAAACCTACGGTCCGTCCGTGATTAACGAATGGAGCGAAGACTGGGATGCCCTTCCCGCCCCGGAACGCGCCAGCAGGATGATGCGGCAGGGTGTCCGTTATCCGGTGCTTGAAGACATGGCCGTGATGCTGCCTCACACCATGCAGCCAGTGCCCGCCGATGGCGAAACCCCCGGCGAAGTCATGTTCAGGGGCAACACCATCATGAAGGGCTACCTTCAGAATGAAGGCGCAACCCATCAGGTCTTCTATGACGGCTGGTTCCACTCCGGTGACCTGGCGGTGATGCATCCGGACGGCTATCTGGAACTGCGCGACCGTTCAAAGGAAATCATCATATCGGGAGGCGAGAACATTTCTTCCACCGAGGTTGAGGATGCGCTCTACAAGCATCCCGATGTGGAGGCCGCAGCGGTGGTGGCCATGGCAGACGAGAAGTGGGGAGAACGCCCTTGCGCCTTCGTCGAACTGACCGATGGACACGAGGCCAGCGAAGCCGATCTGATTGCCTGGTGCCGCGAACATCTGGCCCATTACAAGGTGCCGGAACGGATCGTGTTCGGAGACCTGCCAAAGACAACGACGGGCAAGATCAAGAAGTATGTCCTGCGCAAAAAGGCAAAGGCTCTGTAA